The Chryseolinea soli nucleotide sequence CTGGGCCATGACGGGTAAAAATGAAGAGCAAAACCTTCCCCAATTTTTGAAAGACCGCAAAAAGATCATGCCCGAACCCCAACGGTTCGCCGAATGGGTAGACATGCTGAAGAACGCCTGGCTGGAACCAGTCTGGTTATCGGAAGAAAAAGCCGCGACCATAAAATGCCCGGTCCTCATTGTAGCCGGCGATCGCGACGACTATACGCGCACCGAGGCGTTCGTGGCCATGTACAAGCTTCTTCCCAACGCGCAGTTGCTCATGCTGCCCAACAGCGGCCACGTATCCCTCATCCTAAACCCGGCGATGCTCCGGGATTTCATCATCCCTTTTCTGAAAGCACCCTAACAACGTTCTGCGAACATCCCTGAAAACAGGTATTACCATTTCATTCTAAAAAACATTCCGCATGAAAATTCAGATTCTTTCCACTGGCCTCTTTGTAGCACTGACCATCGCTTCAGCCTTGGGTCAACCTAAAAACATCAAACTCAGCACGTCCGAAAAGGACTACGATATGAAAAACGCCACCCTGGCACCATACGCCGGGGAGGGCCTAAGCGGCGTGCAATTGACCACCCCAAATCAGCGGAGTGGCGCCGCCTGGTTGAAAGGCAAAACGTTCACGGAAGGCGTCATCGAGTTCGACGTCATGGGTGCTAACAACCCCGGCGCCAGTTTTGTGGGCATCGCCTTCCACGCCCAGAACGACAGCACCTACGATTGCATCTATTTCCGTCCTTTTAATTTCGTGGCTCCCAAGCAAGAAAACCGCGACCACATGGTCCAGTACATCAGCATGCCCGAGAACGACTGGTACACATTACGCGAAAAACGCACCGGCGAATTTGAAAAGGAAATAAAAAACGCGCCCAACCCCGACAAATGGTTCCACGCCCGCATCGAGGTGAAGAGCAACACGATCAAAGTGTTTGTCAACGGCGATCCAACGCCAGCCCTGGTGGTAAATAAGCTGAATACGCATCACGGCGGGAAAATAGGGCTGTGGGTAGGATCCAACTCGTTTGGCCGGTTCGCCAATCTGAAATTTTAGGGCGCACATCGCACGCATATTCGAAACGTGATGAGTCAAAAAACTTATCACGTTTTTTATTTTAACCCGGGTAAATACTTATAACGTTCTTTCATCGTTTAAATTTTGACGGTTTTGCTTTGACGCCACCCGCAAAAAAACGAAACTTAAGTACCCAAACACTCCCGTGGAACTGTCACTAGCCATCAGGTTGATTGAAAAAGGAATACCCCCGTCTTCCGACAGCCAGACTTGGATGGACCTCGGTGCGGGGAAAGGCCTTTTCACCAACGCCCTCGCGTCCCTGCTCCCACCCAATAGCACCGTCTATGCCATCGACAAAGATCCCGTGGCCCTGCGAGGCCTGACGCTCAGCAACGCGGTGATCACGCTGAAGAAATTGCAAAAGGATTTTGTCAGCTACGACCTCGACGCCATCGTGGCGAACGGCGTGCTCATGGCCAATGCGCTGCATTATGTGTCAAATAAAATGGTGTTTCTGCGACAATTGAAGAAGCATTTTAGTCCCGGCAGCCGGCTCATCGTGGTGGAATACGACACCGACCGTGCCAATGCCTGGGTACCCTACCCTATCCGTTACACGTCGCTGCAGTCCCTGCTGGAGCAAAGCGGTTTCCGCGCGGTGGCGAAAATGGACGAAACGCCTTCCATCTTCAACAACAACCTGATGTACTCCGCGGTGGCCGTGTACGGCGACGATCGCTAAAATCAAATCTTCACGACGATCTTTCCCACAAACGATCCGCTCTCCATGTGACGGAAGGCTTCTTGCGTTTTTTCGATCGGATAAATCGTATCGATCACAGGCTTCAGTTTGACGCCATCGACGGCACGCACCATATTCTCCAGGCTTTCGCGACTTCCTACCGACAAGCCTTGCACACGAAGACAGGCGTTGACCATTCTGAAAAAATCGATGGGCAACGTTGCGCCCGTGATAAAACCGACCAGCCCCACAAAGCCATGCATGCGCAGCGACCGTAAAGACTTCCCGATAGTTTCTGCGCCACCCACATCCAACGTAGCATCGGCACCTTCGCCACCCGTCAGGCGTAGCACCTCCTCGTCCCACGCGGGATTGGTTTTATAGTTGATCACATCATCGGCACCCAGGGCCTTCAATTTCTCCAGTTTGGCATCGGAGCCCGACGTGGCAATGACGCGCGCGCCCAGCGCCTTGGCAAACTGCAGGGCGAAAATGGAAACGCCACCCGTTCCCTGTGTGAGCACCGTGTGGCCGGCTGTGACCTGGCCTTGCTCGATCAACCCGGTCCATGCCGTGAGCGCCGCGATGGGAAGGGTGGAAGCTTCGACCGTCGTGAGCGAATCGGGGATGCGCACCAACCCATACTCGGGAAAGACGGCGTATTCCGCGAGCGCACCCTGCGTTGCCTGGCCAGCCTGACTTTGCGCCATGGCCACCGTTCGCTTGCCGGCCAGCCATTTCTGGTAATAGTGCACCATCACGCGGTCGCCTTTTTTGAACCGCGTGACCGCACTGCCCACGGTTTCAACGACCCCGGCACCATCCGAAACCGGGATGCGGGGAAGTGCCAACGCGGAATTGTATATCCCTTTGGTGACAGCAAGGTCGATATAGTTCAGGGAGACGGCATCTACTCTGATGAGCACCTCGTCCGGTCCCGGATCCGGTGTCTTGGCTTCTACCAATTGCAGATTTTCGAGACCGAATTTCTTCAGATGAATTGCTTTCATAAAATGTGTTGTTTTATGCAGCAAAACTGAGCCGGCGCCCGTTCATCGGCAAGTATGCACTTTTTGGTAACCTGCGCACCAAAAGGATAGTATTACTGAGTACCAGCGGGAAAAAATTCCAACAATTTTGAAATTTTCCAGGAACAGCCGGGGTTTCGAAAGCATGAAGCCCAACACACTAACCCACAAACATCTCCCAAGCATGAAAACTGAGGTAAAAGAAATGATGATGGAACAGTGTTCCGTAGACTATGCTTTTCAGCGGATCGGCGGCAAATACAAAGGCCGCATCCTTTGGCACCTGAGTCAAAAGACCCGCCGCTACGGAGAGCTTCGAAAAGGCCTCATCGGCATCACACCGAAAATGCTAACGCAGGCTTTGCGCGAGCTCGAAGATGACGGCCTCATCACGCGACACGAATACATCGAGCTCCCGCCACGCGTGGAATATACCCTCACGCCCGACGGACGCGAACTGGTTCCCTTTATTGCGTTGCTCAGTGTGTGGGCAAAAGGTCAGATGCGAAAGCGCGGCGTACCCATCCTCACAAAACACTCGGAGGACATGGACTACTGCGTGTGATCTTGTTTTGATTTCGCCGGGAGGTGCGCAAACACCTCCCGGCGAAAGGATCATTCATATTTCAACGCGTTCACAGGATTCATCCGAGCCGTCTTCAGGCTGTGAAAGGCCACCGTAAAGAAGGAAAAGACCAACGCCATAAGGGCGACGATCACAAACGTGAACACGTTCAGCGACGTTTGATAGGCAAAATTGCCCATCCATTCCTGTATCACGTAGTAAGCCAACGGCACAATGATCACCGCTGCGATGAGGATCAGGTACATCACATCTTTGTATAACAGGAAAATAATGTGCGGCACCGAGGCGCCGTGTACTTTGCGCACACCGATCTCCTTGGTGCGTTGCGTGGCCGTGAAGGCCGACAATCCCAACAATCCCAACAGCGAAATGAACATGCAGATGTACGCCAGGTTGGACAACAACGTGTGCTGGACTTCGTCCTCCTTGTATTGTGCGTTGAAGCGTTCGTCGAGGAAGAAATATTCGTAGGGGTGATTCGGGTCGAATTGTGCCCATTTCTTTTTGATGTAGGCCATGGTCTCGGGCAGGTTCTCGTTCTTCACGCGCAAGTGGAGCCAACCGCCTTCGGTGTCGACCTTTACGATGATCAGCGGCTCTATGGCATTGTGCAGCGAATTGAAATTAAAATCTTTCACCACGCCAATCACGTGGCCATCGGTCTCGCCGTGGAACCATTTCAGCTTTTTGCCGATGGGTCCCTGTTGATTGGTGGAGTCCTTGCCCCAGCCCATCAATTTGACCGCCGCCTCATTGGCAATAAATACATCGCGCACATCCGCCTGGGGCCCGGTCTGAAAATCCCTGCCTTCCACGATGGAGATGCCCATCGTCTTCAGATAGTCTTCGCCTACGAACATGCCCGTGAAGCGTTGTTGTGTCATGCCTTCTTTCGATTCGGCCATCATCACGGAACCGCCGTCTACGTTCATGCCGGGAATGCTATACGATGTGGTCGCGGCGATGATATTCGGGTTTTGAAGAAACTCGTTCTTGATGCCGGTTAGTTGATGCTGCACCAACGTATCGAGAATGGGCAACACCACCACGTTCTCTTTGTTGAATCCCAGTTCGCGCGACCGCATGTAGTCGATCTGATCCTGCATGAAGAGTGTGCACACCACCACAAAGATGGAGATGGCAAACTGCGCGGTGATCAGCACGCGCCGCAGCACATGGCTCGACTTCCGGTTTTTAAAGGCACCTTTCAACGCCATGATCGTGGGAATGCCCGGCAGGTAGAAAGCGGGATACAACCCCGAGATGATCCCGATGCCCAACGCGATGCCTATTGATCCGAACAACAGCAACGGGTTGTTCAGAAAATTTGGCGATAGGCTCTTACCCACCAACGTATTGAACGACGTTCCCTTCAATACAAGAAAAACTAACCCGATGGCCAGTATCAGGGAAAGCATCGACAAGAAAACAGATTCCATCAAAAAGGAAAATACCAGCGCGCGTTTGGACGAGCCCAGTGTCTTTTTCATGGCGATCTCCCCGGCCCGGTTCACCGATTTGGCCGTCGATAAGTTCATGTAGTTGATGCAGGCCAGCACAATGATGAAGATGCCGATGCCGGTGAAAGCATAAAGATAGGCCATGTTGCCATGGGGCTCGTCGCCCTGGAGGGTGGAGTGAAAGTGAATGTCGGCCAACGGTTCGAGAATGGGGGTGTATTTGCCCCCGACCTGGTCGCCGAACGACTTGAAATATTTGGTGTAGATGGCCGGGAACTTGGCCATGAAATCTTTCGGGTTGTAATGGTCGGGCACCAGCAGGTAGGTGTACACATCGGGATTCCAAAATGCTTCCGACTTCACGGAACCATTTTCGATCACCCACTCGCGGTCGATCAATCGCGAGAGCAGGATGTCGAATTTCAAGTGCGTGTTTTCCGGAACGTCTTCGATCACACCGGTCACTTTCCAGGGTGTGTCGCCGATCAGAAGGGTTTTGTCGAGCGGGTTCTCGTCGCCAAAATAGCGCTTGGCCGTCGATTCAGTGACGACCAGCGTCTGCAAATCGCGCAGACACGTCTTCGGATCGCCGGCGATGAATTTGTGCGTGAAGACCTGGAAGTAGGTGGAGTCTGTGCGCACGATATTCTCTTCGTAAAACGCTTTCTCTTCACCGTCTTTGGGTTCGTATTTCACCAGCGTGCGGTCCCAACTGTTGGCGCGCACCACTTCCTGCACTTCGGGAAACTCCGCTTTCAGGATGGCACCCAACTCGCGCGCCGAACGCGAGCTCCGCCCATCCACGCCGGTCGCTTGCAGGTGACCGCCCAGGCGGTAGATGCGCTTGTGGTTGACGTGATACTTATCGTATGAAAGATCGTTTTGCAGGATCAACAATAAAATAATGCTGACGGCAATGCCCAGCGCGAGGCCGAGAATGTTGAGGATGGAGAAGAATTTGTCCTTCAGAAAAACTCTTGCAGAAAACCGGAGTTGATTGCGGATCATATTTTTTTATCAGGTGAGGTTAAAAGGATCATAACATAACATACCTCGCAGGGTTGGGATGGTTACAACGCCGGGATCCGGGAATACCGGCTGGCCACGCGGCCGCCGCCACTGATCTGTGAAGACACCTGCGGGTCGCCTTCATATAAAATGTTGCCGCCACCGATAATTTTTCCCTCCAACGCCTCGCGCACCTGGAGCATCACTTCCCCTCCACCCACAATCAATATGCTGGCCTTTTCCGCCATCAGGTTCAACGCTTCCACCGTGCCTCCGCCACTCACGCGGCCAAAGAGATTTTGCACGCGCGACTTTTCCTCGAATTTTATGCGACCGCCACCGGTAATGCTGGTCTCCAGGTCCTCACCCAGGTTGCCGTCGATGATTTGCACGTTCCCTCCGCCATTTAGGGAAATTTTCCGGAGGACCGGCAATTGGATGCTGATCTCTATACAACCGTCGTCAAAGTTTTTTTCATCCACGTGCACGATGAGGGTCGAGCCGTTGACCGACGTTTTTATTTTGTCGATCCATGCCGCATCGGCTTTGATCGTGATGCCAACAGCCTTCGATTCCCGGATCTGCACCAGGGTCCGGTCGGATGTTTCCAACACGATATTTTCAAACGGTTTGACAGCGCGGGCCTGCTTCACGGGTTGTCCTACAGCTTTTTGAATGCCCTCCGTCAGGTAGAGAAGGGCGATCAGAGCGAGGATTCTGAACAGGGTGGTCATGGGGGTGGTGTTTGTCGCGCGAAGCCGTTCAAGAACAATGCCGGGCCACAAAACCGCGTTTTTCCTTTCCTCATGAGGGTTTCGGGAGTACGCCGCTGGTCAGATTTGAACAGTGGAGTGTACGTTCCCGCCCCTGATCTAACGCACGTCGATGCTGGATTGGGGTGTGATGGGCAGGATCAGATAGAAGGTAGCACCCTTGTTCATCTCGCCGCGGGCATAGATGTAGCCCCCGTGGTTCTCCACGATCTTCCGGGCAATAGCCAACCCGATGCCCGTGCCTTCAAAGTTCCGGCCGTGCAGACGTTGGAAGATGCCAAAGATCTTTTCGCGGTATTCGTTCTCGAACCCGATGCCGTTGTCGCTCACTTCCACGCATGCAAATTGATCCGGGGAAACGCCAAACGTATCTGCCTGCTCACGGGTCACCGGCTTTCGTTCCATGGTGATGACCGGGGGATGAGGGCCCGAGAATTTCAGCGCGTTGCTGATGAGGTTTTGAAATACCTGCCGCATCTGTCCGGGCACGGCATCGATGTAAGGAAGATCGCCGATCCGGACCACCGCCTTCTTGTCGCGAATGGAAACTTCGAGGTCGTCGCAGATCTCCTTCACCAGCGCCTTCAAGTCGGTCGACTCTTTCACGATGCCATTGTTCGACAGTTTGGAGAGCGTCAGCACGTCGTCGATGAGGTACTGCATGCGATTGGAGGCATTGATCATTTTGTCGAAATAGCCGGCTTCGCTCTGTGAGAGTTTGTCGTTGATTTTGGATTGCAACAAATTTCCAAACGCCTGGATCTTGCGCAGTGGTTCCTTCAAGTCATGGGAAGCCACCGAAGCAAATTGCAACAGGTCGAAGTTAGAACGCTCCAGTTGGATGTTGCTTTCCGAGAGCTTTTGAGAGGTGATCTCGAGGTCTTCATAGTTGCGTGCGATGATGTCGGCATCTTTTTTCCGCTTGGTGATATCGGTGTACGTGGTCACCACACCGTCGAGCATTTTCACAACGGTCGTGTCGTACCATTTGTCGGTTGCCTCCTGGTAAAATTCCAATCGCGCAGGTACGCCGGTTTCGACGACGTCCACATACATATCGAAATAGGTCTTGTTCCCGTTGAACATGCGCAACAACTTTTGACCTGCCAAGGCGCCGGGTTTTACATTGAACATTCTCTCTGCCGCTTCGTTCAGCGCCAGGTATTCAAAGTCCACGATCTTTCTTTGCTTGTTGCGAACCGCGCGCTTGGCGGCAATACCGCTGGTGGAACTTTTGAAGATCCCCTGGACGATACTGTCAAGCCGCTTGATCTGCGAAATGTCGATAAAATTGATCACCACGCCATCGATGGTCTTGTCACGCCGCACGTAGGGACTCAGCCGCATGAGATAGAAATGATGATCGGTCGTCTCGATCTCCCGCGTCACCAGCTCGCCGGTGTCGATGACCTTCCGGATGTGAGCGACCATGTCAACGCTTGGGATATTGGTCGTGATGTCTACCAGGGAACGGCCGATGTCGGCATCGATAAAATTGACCATCCGGCGCGAAGACGGGGTGAATTTCCGGATGATCATTTTGCGATCGACCAATATCTGTCCGATGTCGGAGTTGTTGAAATAATTGTTCAGGTCGTCGTTCAATTCATACAGTTCCTGGATCTTCGACTGGTGTTCAGCGCTCACCGTGTGCAGCTCTTCATTCAGCGACTGGAGTTCTTCGTTGGTGCTTTGCAACTCTTCGTTGGTGGAGATCATCTCCTCGTTGTTGGCCTGCATTTCTTCGTTGGCCGTCTCCAATTCTTCGATCACGGCTTGCAGGTTTTCGCGGGTGTCGGTGAGCTCGCGTTCCAGTTCGGTGATGCGTTCCAGGTCGCCAACCATTCCCGGATCGATGGCTTTCATCACCCGGGGTTCTGTATTGTCTTCCTCCAGGATCACCGACAGGAAGGGCTCCTGGAATTCCTTTTGCGTGAGATAGGGCTTCACGATGATATTCACAAAGCGCGGCGACCCTTCGTGATGAACGGCCACGCGCTTCAGCACGCTTTTTTCATTCGACGTCATGGCACGGCGCACGATCACACCCAGGGCCACGGCCAGGTCCGGCGCTACCAGTTTTAGTAAATTGAAATTGAAGGTGTCGTCAGGAAAGTGAAGAAAGGTCTTATAGTTTCCCACGGCTTGCTTCACCTTGAATTCGCGATCGATGACGAGGACCACGATCTTCCGGTCTTCCAGCAGGGTGTCTTTAAAGATCTCGGCCATGTTGGCCACGGGGTTGCGTGCTGCCGGGGTGGAAATAGGAGGAAACACCGTCTTGTCCAGCGGCACCAACATGGTCTCGCCATCGGCCAGGGTCGCCTTGGTAGTACACCGGTAGAGTTTCCATTTCCGGCTCACTTCCAGCAGGACTTCCTTCAACGGCCCGATGTTCTCGCTAGGGCCCAGCATTAAATACCCATCCAGCTTCAGGGCAAAATGAAATTTCTTCAACGCCTTGCGCTGCAACACCGGGTTGATGTAGATGAACATGTTCCGGCAAAGAACGAGGTCGATGTGGCTGAAGGGGTGATCCTTCAAGATGTCGTGGTTGGCAAACACCACATGCTTGCGCAGCTCGGGCGAGACGCGATAGGATTTTCCCTCCTCGATAAAATATTTCTTCAACAACGAAGGCGGCACGTCGCGCGTAATGCTCTCGCCATATACGCCACGCGACGCGGTTTCCAGCGCATCGGCGTCGATGTCGGTAGCGAATATTTTCAGGTTGGAAAACAGCATCCCGGTTTTCTCCATACACTCGCGAAACAGCAACGCCACCGAGTAGGCTTCCTCACCACTGCTACAGGCGGCTACCCAAACTTTTATGGGATCCTCCGGCGACTTCTTCGAAAGAATGTTGGGGATGGCTTGCGTGCGCAAACATTCGAATGCCTCGCCATCGCGAAAAAATTTCGTGACGTTGATCAGGAACTCACGCCCGAGGATTTTTAACTCGTCGTCATTCTCCCGGATATACTGGCGATAGGAGCCCAGGTCAGCCACACCCACTTCCGACATGCGTTTGGCCAGGCGACGGAGCAGCGTGGGGCGCTTGTATTGATTGAAGTCGTGTTTGGTGCTCTTGTGGAGCAGGTCCAGCAATTCGCGTAAACTCTTTTCGTCTTGCCGGTTCATGCTGTGGAAAGATTGCATGAGTGGCTCATCTTTGATGAACTCCAGCATTTCTTCCCCGATCATTTCAGGAGGGAGGATCAAGTCCACATAACCGGTGGCGATGGCACTGTTAGGCATGCCGTCGAAAGCGGCGGTGAGCGGGTCTTGCACGATCACTATTCCCCCATGACGTTTGATGGCCTCGATGCCTTTTGATCCGTCTGTGCCGGTGCCCGAAAGCACGATGCCCACAGCCCGCTCGCCCAGGTCTTCGGCCAGGGAAGTAAAAAAGATATCCACGGCGTTGTTCGGACCGCCTTTCTTTAGTTTCTCTGCCAGGCGAAGCTTTTGGTCGTGGACGGTCATTATTTTCTTGGCAGGGATGACATAGATGCAATCCGGTTCGATCTCGCCACCGTCCTCAGCCTCGCGCACACGCATGGCGGTATGCTTCGACAATAGTTCGGCCATCAGGCTTTTATAGTCGGGCGATAGATGTTGTACCACCACATAAGAAAAGCCTGTATTGGCAGGCAAGTAATCGAACAGGTCATGCAGCGCCTCCATGCCGCCGGCGGAGGCGCCAATGCCGACAATTTTAGGGTCCGGATGTTTTGTTTCCGGGCCCTCCATCATTTTAGCCATATCGGGAGAAGAATTACTCAAAATAAAATTTACATTTGGCTAGGTAAATTTTGTGCCCGTTTTTTATCCCAACCTGCTTTTTGTGAATCCGCTGAAAATACTTTTGGTAGAAGACGATCAGGACGACGTTGAATTAATGGAGGACGTGCTCCGCGAAAAGGGTGTGCCCTTTACCCTGGACGTTGTGAAGCAGGGTGACAAGGTGATTTCTTTTCTCAAAATGGGTAAAAATTTCCCCAACGTTATCCTCCTCGACCTGAACATTCCCAAGCTCCACGGCCGCGACGTGCTGGCCCGACTGAAGGCCGACGACGACCTCCGACACATCCCCGTGGTGATCCTCACCACCTCGTCCACCCCCGCCGAAAAAGAATACTGCCTCAACGCCGGCGCCCATCAATTCCTCACCAAGCCCACCACCGTCGATGGCTTCGATACCAGCATCCGCACGATCCTGTCGGTGGCCACAAAGCCGCTCTGAAGCGCGCCTACTGAATTTAAATAATGCGTATACTTGTAGTACACGCTAATTTCTTTTTTCCCTATGGAAAACTCCGTGATCGTCGCTCGCAACCTGTCGAAAACCTACACTGAGACCGTCCTGAAAAACATCGATCTCACCATCCGGCAAGGGGAGATCATTGGCTACATCGGGCCCAACGGCGCCGGCAAAAGCACGACCATCAAGATCCTGACCGGCATCATTCCCGATTTCGACGGCGAGGTGACGGTGTTGGGGCTGGACATCCGCAAGCAACCCGTGGAGGTGAAGAAACAGATCGGCTACATTCCCGAGAACGCCGCGCTCTACGACACGCTCACGCCGCTGGAGTATTTATATTTCGTTGGGCAGCTTTACAAGATGGACCTGGCCATTGTCGACAAAAAAGCCAAAGAACTGCTGGAGCTTTTCGAACTCAGCGAGCACCTCGACTCGCGCATGACCACGTTCTCCAAAGGCATGCGTCAAAAAGTATTGCTCATCGCCGGCATGATCCACAACCCCGCGCTGCTCTTCCTGGACGAACCGCTGTCGGGGCTGGATGCCAACGCCGTCATCCTGGTGAAGGAAATTCTTTCACAGCTTAAACAGGCGGGCAAAACGATCTTCTACAGTTCGCACCTCATGGATGTGGTCGAAAAAGATTTCCGACCGCATCATCATCATCAACAAAGGCGAGGTGATCGCCAACGGCACGTTTGCCGAGTTGAACGCCCAGGCGACCGGCTCGCTTGAAAAAATATTTACCGACCTGACCGGCAACCGCGAGCACGCCTCTGCCGCCGGCCACTTTATCGATGTATTGAGAAGCTGATCATGGAAAAAGTTCTCCTGACCGTGCTGGACGCCTTCGCCTGGATCTTCCGGTTGCTCGGTGCCGACTATGAGCAAGTGCGGGCCATCGTGGCCATCAAGCTCGTGATGGACAACCGCCGGCAATTGGTCACCTTTCAGAGAAAAGCAAAAGAATCGGGCAACACGTTTTGGCAAACGGTGTTCGTCTACATCATTTTCGGCGTATTTATCGGGTTCCTCCTCAGTGCCATCCCGTCATTCCGCTTTGCCATGACGGTGTTCTTCAGCTACCTCATGGTCATGATCGTGATGACGCTCATCACCGACTTCTCCTCCATCCTGCTCGACACCAGCGACAACACCATCATCCTGCCCCGGCCCGTCGACGGTCGCACGCTCTTTGTGGCGCGCGCCACGCACATCATGCTTTACCTCGGCCAGTTGGCGCTTGGATTATCCATCGTGCCTTGCGTAGTCGTGTTCGTGATGCATGGGTGGGTCGTGCTGCTGGTGTTCTGCGCAGCCATTGTGTTGGCCATTCTCACGGCCGTGTTTGTCACCAACGCCTTCTACCTGCTGGTCATGCAATTTTCCAGCGAAGAAAAGCTGAAGAACATCATCAACTATTTTCAGATCCTTATGGCCGTGGCGGTGATGGGCAGCTACCAGATCCTGCCGCGCATGATGGGAAGACTTACAGGCGATTTTTTCGATTTCACGCTGAGCGCCTGGAGCTTTCTCATTCCACCGCTTTGGATGGCCGGCGCCTTGGAAATGGTGAAGCTCCATCTTTTCGACGGCCTTCACGTGGGGTTGACGGCCTGCGCATTGGTCGTGCCCTTTGCGGGCATGTATGCCGTCAACACTTTTCTCACGCCCATTTTCAACCGGAAGCTCAGCGCACTTAGCGGCGGTGTGGGTGAATCAAAAACAAAAAAAGTGGTCGTTCAAAGCGCAACGCTTCCATCGCGTCGCTGGTTCACGGCCTCGCCTGTGGAGCAGGGCGCTTTCGACGTGATCTCCAAATTGCTCTCGCGCGACAGGAAGATCAAGCTGAAGATCTATCCGGCCTATGGGTATGTGCTCATCCTGGGTTTCATCTTTATTTTCCGCAGCAAAGATTCGCTCGGGTCAACGCTGGCCCATCTCTCGGAATCCAACTATCATTTGGTGCTGATCTACCTCATGTTCATGGTGCAACAGGTGGCGTGTCATGAAATACCCTATTCCGATGACTTCAAGGCAAGCTGGATTTATTTTTCGGCGCCGTTGCAGGCACCGGGCGAGATTTTGAGCGGAACGCTCAAGGCGATTTTTGTGCGGCTGTTTGTTCCGGGCTATGCCGTGATCAGCGTCATCATTCTCTATGTGTGGGGATGGCGCGCGTGGTCCGATTTACTTTTCGGTTTGTTCAACAACATGATCATGGTCCTTTTGCTGGTCACGATCTCCAAACGTTACCTGCCGTTTTCGATGGCCCCCAGCCTGCGCACACAGAGCGGCAACCTGGCGCGCGGCCTTTTGACCGGCCTCATGATCGGGCTGCTGGG carries:
- a CDS encoding zinc-dependent alcohol dehydrogenase family protein, producing the protein MKAIHLKKFGLENLQLVEAKTPDPGPDEVLIRVDAVSLNYIDLAVTKGIYNSALALPRIPVSDGAGVVETVGSAVTRFKKGDRVMVHYYQKWLAGKRTVAMAQSQAGQATQGALAEYAVFPEYGLVRIPDSLTTVEASTLPIAALTAWTGLIEQGQVTAGHTVLTQGTGGVSIFALQFAKALGARVIATSGSDAKLEKLKALGADDVINYKTNPAWDEEVLRLTGGEGADATLDVGGAETIGKSLRSLRMHGFVGLVGFITGATLPIDFFRMVNACLRVQGLSVGSRESLENMVRAVDGVKLKPVIDTIYPIEKTQEAFRHMESGSFVGKIVVKI
- a CDS encoding family 16 glycoside hydrolase yields the protein MKIQILSTGLFVALTIASALGQPKNIKLSTSEKDYDMKNATLAPYAGEGLSGVQLTTPNQRSGAAWLKGKTFTEGVIEFDVMGANNPGASFVGIAFHAQNDSTYDCIYFRPFNFVAPKQENRDHMVQYISMPENDWYTLREKRTGEFEKEIKNAPNPDKWFHARIEVKSNTIKVFVNGDPTPALVVNKLNTHHGGKIGLWVGSNSFGRFANLKF
- a CDS encoding GIN domain-containing protein; protein product: MTTLFRILALIALLYLTEGIQKAVGQPVKQARAVKPFENIVLETSDRTLVQIRESKAVGITIKADAAWIDKIKTSVNGSTLIVHVDEKNFDDGCIEISIQLPVLRKISLNGGGNVQIIDGNLGEDLETSITGGGRIKFEEKSRVQNLFGRVSGGGTVEALNLMAEKASILIVGGGEVMLQVREALEGKIIGGGNILYEGDPQVSSQISGGGRVASRYSRIPAL
- a CDS encoding ABC transporter permease, with translation MIRNQLRFSARVFLKDKFFSILNILGLALGIAVSIILLLILQNDLSYDKYHVNHKRIYRLGGHLQATGVDGRSSRSARELGAILKAEFPEVQEVVRANSWDRTLVKYEPKDGEEKAFYEENIVRTDSTYFQVFTHKFIAGDPKTCLRDLQTLVVTESTAKRYFGDENPLDKTLLIGDTPWKVTGVIEDVPENTHLKFDILLSRLIDREWVIENGSVKSEAFWNPDVYTYLLVPDHYNPKDFMAKFPAIYTKYFKSFGDQVGGKYTPILEPLADIHFHSTLQGDEPHGNMAYLYAFTGIGIFIIVLACINYMNLSTAKSVNRAGEIAMKKTLGSSKRALVFSFLMESVFLSMLSLILAIGLVFLVLKGTSFNTLVGKSLSPNFLNNPLLLFGSIGIALGIGIISGLYPAFYLPGIPTIMALKGAFKNRKSSHVLRRVLITAQFAISIFVVVCTLFMQDQIDYMRSRELGFNKENVVVLPILDTLVQHQLTGIKNEFLQNPNIIAATTSYSIPGMNVDGGSVMMAESKEGMTQQRFTGMFVGEDYLKTMGISIVEGRDFQTGPQADVRDVFIANEAAVKLMGWGKDSTNQQGPIGKKLKWFHGETDGHVIGVVKDFNFNSLHNAIEPLIIVKVDTEGGWLHLRVKNENLPETMAYIKKKWAQFDPNHPYEYFFLDERFNAQYKEDEVQHTLLSNLAYICMFISLLGLLGLSAFTATQRTKEIGVRKVHGASVPHIIFLLYKDVMYLILIAAVIIVPLAYYVIQEWMGNFAYQTSLNVFTFVIVALMALVFSFFTVAFHSLKTARMNPVNALKYE
- a CDS encoding winged helix-turn-helix transcriptional regulator, with the translated sequence MKTEVKEMMMEQCSVDYAFQRIGGKYKGRILWHLSQKTRRYGELRKGLIGITPKMLTQALRELEDDGLITRHEYIELPPRVEYTLTPDGRELVPFIALLSVWAKGQMRKRGVPILTKHSEDMDYCV
- a CDS encoding methyltransferase domain-containing protein, with translation MELSLAIRLIEKGIPPSSDSQTWMDLGAGKGLFTNALASLLPPNSTVYAIDKDPVALRGLTLSNAVITLKKLQKDFVSYDLDAIVANGVLMANALHYVSNKMVFLRQLKKHFSPGSRLIVVEYDTDRANAWVPYPIRYTSLQSLLEQSGFRAVAKMDETPSIFNNNLMYSAVAVYGDDR